A portion of the Pseudomonas koreensis genome contains these proteins:
- a CDS encoding cation:proton antiporter encodes MSFGVWVAVLGAVLLMLALTSSWLRWMPVTTSAVCLLLGIAIGPSGLDLLKLSLEESSLWMEHLTEVAVLFSLFVCGLKLRLPLTNKTWRIAFGLAGPVMILTIIGVCLLLHWGLQLAWGPSLLIGAMLAPTDPVLAALVQVNDAQDVDSVRFGLSGEAGLNDGVAFPFVILGLLLLHGDGSAGEWQHWVIRSLLWAVPAGLLTGYWMGRGIGRIALSLRIHNEDSTLGPNDYLTLALIALSYVVADAIGGYGFLAVFAAGLGLRQEEVKSTGITQVPAEHLVQPVVGHQNVEPENAVHGDTEQLEDSQVAAGIMMGDMLAFGGLVERAMEVFLVTLLGVVLIAHWDWRALWIGAALFCVIRPLSVALMPWGKLLSGPQRLLIGWFGIRGIGSLFYLFFALNHGLDSDVAKVCTDITLSVVALSILLHGISTQPMLARYESLKQRKS; translated from the coding sequence ATGAGTTTCGGCGTATGGGTTGCGGTGCTCGGCGCCGTGCTGCTGATGCTGGCCCTGACGTCGTCGTGGTTGCGCTGGATGCCGGTCACCACTTCAGCGGTGTGCCTGCTGCTGGGCATCGCGATCGGCCCCAGCGGTCTCGACCTGCTGAAACTGTCGCTGGAAGAATCGTCGTTGTGGATGGAGCACCTGACGGAAGTCGCGGTGCTCTTTTCCTTGTTCGTCTGCGGGCTGAAGCTGCGTTTGCCACTGACCAACAAAACCTGGCGCATTGCGTTCGGCCTGGCGGGGCCGGTGATGATCCTGACCATCATCGGTGTATGTCTGTTGCTGCACTGGGGCCTGCAATTGGCGTGGGGGCCTTCGCTGCTGATCGGCGCGATGCTGGCGCCGACCGACCCGGTGCTCGCCGCGCTGGTGCAGGTCAACGATGCGCAGGACGTCGACAGCGTGCGCTTCGGTCTCTCCGGTGAGGCGGGTCTCAACGATGGCGTGGCCTTCCCTTTCGTGATTCTCGGGCTGCTGTTGCTGCACGGTGACGGCAGCGCCGGCGAGTGGCAGCACTGGGTGATTCGCAGTCTGTTGTGGGCGGTGCCGGCGGGTTTGCTCACCGGTTACTGGATGGGCCGCGGCATCGGCCGCATCGCCCTGTCGCTGCGTATTCACAACGAGGACAGCACCCTCGGCCCCAACGATTACCTGACCCTCGCGCTGATCGCGCTGTCATACGTGGTCGCCGACGCCATTGGCGGCTACGGCTTCCTTGCAGTGTTTGCCGCCGGCCTCGGCCTGCGTCAGGAAGAAGTGAAATCTACCGGCATCACCCAAGTGCCTGCCGAGCATCTGGTACAACCGGTGGTCGGCCATCAGAACGTCGAACCGGAGAACGCCGTGCATGGCGACACCGAACAGCTGGAAGACAGCCAGGTCGCGGCGGGGATCATGATGGGCGACATGCTCGCCTTCGGCGGTCTGGTCGAGCGGGCGATGGAAGTATTCCTGGTGACCTTGCTTGGCGTCGTGCTGATTGCGCACTGGGACTGGCGTGCGCTGTGGATCGGCGCCGCGCTGTTCTGCGTGATCCGTCCGTTGAGTGTGGCGCTGATGCCGTGGGGCAAGCTGCTCAGCGGGCCGCAGCGTTTGTTGATCGGCTGGTTCGGCATACGTGGGATCGGCAGCCTGTTTTATCTGTTCTTCGCCCTGAACCATGGCCTGGATTCTGACGTGGCCAAGGTCTGCACCGACATCACCCTGTCGGTGGTGGCCCTGAGCATTTTGCTGCATGGCATCAGTACGCAGCCGATGCTGGCGCGGTATGAAAGCTTGAAGCAACGAAAAAGCTGA
- a CDS encoding glucose 1-dehydrogenase, translating into MTDYPKPPFPKQAQPVPGSQRKMEPYPDCGEQSYVGSGRLAGKIALITGADSGIGRAVAIAFAREGADVAVAYLNEHEDAKETARWVEQAGRQCILLPGDIAEKAQCQALVDKTVERFGRIDILVNNAAFQMTHENFEEIPDDEWVMTFDVNITAMFRICQAALKHMRPGSSIINTSSVNSDMPKPTLLAYATTKGAIANFTGGLAQMLGPKEIRVNSVAPGPIWTPLIVSTMPDEEVQNFGGSTPLGRPGQPVEVAPIYVLLASDEASYITGQRYGVTGGKPML; encoded by the coding sequence ATGACTGACTATCCAAAACCACCCTTCCCGAAACAAGCCCAACCGGTCCCCGGCTCGCAACGCAAGATGGAACCGTATCCAGACTGCGGTGAGCAAAGTTACGTCGGGTCCGGCCGACTCGCCGGCAAAATTGCGCTGATCACCGGCGCCGACAGCGGCATTGGTCGCGCGGTGGCGATCGCCTTCGCCCGTGAGGGCGCCGATGTCGCCGTGGCTTATCTGAATGAACACGAAGACGCCAAAGAAACCGCACGCTGGGTCGAACAGGCCGGGCGTCAGTGCATCTTGCTGCCGGGCGATATTGCCGAGAAAGCCCAGTGCCAGGCGCTGGTCGACAAGACCGTCGAGCGCTTCGGTCGCATCGACATACTGGTCAACAACGCCGCGTTCCAGATGACCCACGAGAACTTCGAAGAAATTCCAGATGACGAATGGGTGATGACCTTCGATGTGAACATCACGGCCATGTTCAGGATCTGCCAGGCGGCGCTCAAACACATGCGCCCCGGTTCATCGATCATCAACACCAGCTCGGTCAACTCGGACATGCCCAAGCCGACCCTGCTGGCCTACGCCACCACCAAAGGCGCGATCGCCAACTTCACCGGTGGCCTGGCGCAGATGCTCGGGCCGAAGGAAATTCGCGTCAACAGCGTTGCGCCTGGCCCGATCTGGACGCCGCTGATCGTCTCGACCATGCCTGACGAAGAAGTGCAGAACTTCGGCGGCAGCACCCCGCTCGGCCGTCCGGGCCAACCGGTGGAAGTCGCACCGATTTACGTGCTGCTGGCCTCCGACGAAGCCAGCTACATCACCGGTCAGCGCTACGGCGTCACCGGCGGCAAACCGATGCTGTAA
- a CDS encoding MalY/PatB family protein has protein sequence MTFDFDQLFDRHHTGSTKWSRYPADVLPMWVADMDFAAPPVIIEALQQRLLHPLLGYSVAQDNLREAIVTDLWNKYAWRVKPQELIFLPGVESGFNMALKALVQAQQNVVVQVPNYPPLRHAPGHWGLNKIELEFNAQADGTYATPLDVLRESLIGGGALLLSNPHNPIGKVFDREELQAIADICAAQDAWIISDEIHAELCFDGRVHIPTASLSPEISKRTITLMSASKAYNIAGLKTSFMIIQDAALRERVNHARCGMVDSVNPLGMEATRVAYSEAGPWLAELKTYLQGNRDWLVDAVRTRLPGVSINVPQGTYLAWLDCTALDLPDPQRFFLEQGKVGLSAGLDFGDQHQQFVRLNFGCPRALLEEGIARMERALINRNL, from the coding sequence ATGACTTTCGATTTTGACCAGCTGTTCGACCGCCACCACACCGGCAGCACCAAGTGGAGCCGCTACCCGGCCGATGTGTTGCCGATGTGGGTTGCTGACATGGATTTTGCCGCGCCGCCGGTCATCATCGAAGCCTTGCAACAGCGCCTGCTGCACCCGCTGCTCGGTTACAGCGTCGCCCAAGACAACCTGCGTGAAGCCATCGTCACAGACCTGTGGAACAAGTACGCATGGCGGGTCAAGCCGCAGGAGCTGATCTTCCTGCCGGGCGTGGAATCCGGCTTCAACATGGCGCTCAAGGCCTTGGTGCAGGCGCAACAGAATGTCGTCGTGCAAGTGCCGAACTACCCGCCGCTGCGCCATGCGCCGGGGCATTGGGGTCTGAACAAAATCGAGCTGGAATTCAACGCCCAGGCCGATGGCACTTACGCCACGCCGCTGGACGTACTACGTGAATCGCTGATCGGCGGCGGTGCCCTGCTGTTGAGCAACCCGCACAACCCGATCGGCAAGGTCTTCGACCGCGAGGAATTGCAGGCCATCGCAGACATCTGCGCAGCGCAGGACGCGTGGATCATCTCCGACGAAATCCACGCCGAGCTGTGCTTCGACGGCCGCGTGCACATTCCCACCGCCTCGCTGAGCCCGGAGATTTCCAAACGCACGATCACCCTGATGTCGGCGAGCAAGGCCTACAACATCGCCGGCCTCAAAACCTCGTTCATGATCATTCAGGACGCCGCCCTGCGCGAACGCGTCAACCACGCGCGCTGCGGCATGGTCGACAGCGTCAACCCGCTGGGCATGGAAGCCACCCGCGTCGCCTACAGCGAAGCCGGGCCGTGGCTCGCCGAATTGAAAACCTATCTGCAGGGCAACCGCGACTGGCTGGTGGACGCCGTGCGCACGCGCCTGCCGGGCGTGAGCATCAATGTGCCACAGGGCACCTATCTGGCGTGGCTCGATTGCACGGCGCTGGACCTGCCCGACCCGCAGCGGTTCTTCCTCGAACAGGGCAAAGTCGGGCTGAGTGCCGGGCTGGATTTTGGTGATCAGCATCAGCAATTCGTGCGCCTGAACTTCGGCTGCCCGCGAGCGTTGCTTGAAGAAGGGATTGCGCGGATGGAGCGGGCTTTGATCAACCGCAATCTCTGA
- a CDS encoding Yip1 family protein, translated as MSAPLVRLFTQPNFAWTDIRREEETNPRHYLAHLLLLALIPAVCLFIGTTYVGWSLAVGENVRLSTASALQLSVLLYVTIVAGVAIIGGFIRWMSRSFDARPTLNQCIGFAAYTVTPFFIAGIAGLYPSRWLAILVLGAASIYSTFLLFVGLPTFMHERKEQGLLYSACVWGVGLLVLVTMLVSMILLWFNVLIPEYLRTTVS; from the coding sequence ATGTCCGCCCCCCTCGTCAGACTCTTCACCCAACCCAACTTCGCCTGGACCGATATCCGCCGCGAAGAAGAAACCAATCCGCGCCACTACCTCGCCCATCTGCTTTTACTCGCGTTGATCCCCGCCGTGTGCCTGTTCATCGGCACCACCTATGTCGGCTGGAGCCTCGCCGTCGGTGAAAACGTGCGCCTGAGCACGGCCAGCGCGCTGCAATTGAGCGTGTTGCTCTACGTGACGATTGTGGCCGGCGTGGCGATCATCGGCGGCTTCATTCGCTGGATGTCGCGTTCATTCGATGCGCGGCCGACGCTGAATCAATGCATCGGTTTTGCCGCCTACACGGTGACGCCGTTTTTCATCGCCGGGATTGCCGGGCTGTATCCGAGCCGCTGGCTGGCGATTCTGGTACTCGGCGCGGCGTCGATCTATTCGACGTTCCTGCTGTTTGTCGGCCTGCCAACCTTTATGCATGAGCGCAAGGAACAGGGCCTGTTGTATTCGGCGTGCGTGTGGGGCGTCGGCCTGCTGGTGCTGGTGACCATGCTGGTGTCGATGATTCTGCTGTGGTTCAACGTGCTCATCCCCGAGTACCTGCGCACGACCGTGAGCTGA
- the fdnG gene encoding formate dehydrogenase-N subunit alpha, producing the protein MDLSRRQFFKVAGIGLAGSSLGALGMAPTAAFAEQVRHFKLAHTRETRNTCPYCSVGCGLIMYSQGDAGKNVAQNIIHIEGDADHPVNRGTLCPKGAGLLDFIHSPGRLQYPQVRKPGSNEWTRIDWDEALDRIADLMKADRDANFIEKNDNGQTVNRWLTTGFLAASAASNEAGYITQKVIRSLGLLGFDNQARVUHGPTVASLAPTYGRGAMTNTWTDIANANLILVMGGNAAEAHPCGFKWVTEAKAHNAARLIVVDPRFTRTASVADYYAPIRTGTDIAFMGGLINYLLTEDKIQHEYVRNYTDVSFIVKAGYGFEDGLFSGYDAEKRSYTDKSGWGYEFAEDGFVRVDPTLQDPRCVYQLMKQHYSRYNIDLASQICGMPVDAMQKIWEEIATCSTPGKTMTILYALGWTQHSIGAQIIRSAAMVQLLLGNVGMPGGGVNALRGHSNIQGLTDLGLLSNALPGYLTLASDSEQDYGQFIFKRTQVPLRPGQLSYWQNYSKFHVSLMKSWYGANATAENNWLFDHLPKLDIPNYDVLKMFDLMSQGKVNGYFCQGFNPIAALPDKNRVMGALAKLKWLVVMDPLATETSEFWQNVGPYNDVKTEEIQTEVIRLPTTCFAEEDGSLVNSSRWLQWHWKGADGPGEAQTDIRIMSELFLRLRQRYQTEGGKFPDPLLKLSWPYKIPDEPSPEELAREINGTAVSDFTDASGVTVKAGAQLAGFGLLKDDGSTASGCWIFAGSWTEAGNQMARRDNADPFGMHQHQGWAWAWPANRRILYNRASSDPAGKPWDPKKRLVWWNGKTWTGTDVPDYKADVPPEAGMNPFIMNPEGVARFFAVDKMNEGPFPEHYEPFETPIGINPLHPQNKKATSNPAARIFDSVWETLGEAKDYPYAGTSYRLTEHFHFWSKHCKLNAIAQPEQFVEIGEVLANEKGIAAGDRVRVSCKRGFIEAVAVVTKRIRPLQVNGQVVHQIGIPLHWGFTGLTRHGYLTNTLVPFLGDGNTQTPESKSFLVNVEKL; encoded by the coding sequence ATGGATCTCAGCCGTCGTCAGTTCTTCAAGGTCGCCGGTATCGGCCTTGCAGGCTCAAGCCTGGGCGCGTTGGGCATGGCCCCGACGGCGGCCTTCGCCGAGCAGGTGCGCCACTTCAAGCTCGCCCACACCCGTGAAACCCGCAACACCTGCCCGTATTGCTCGGTCGGTTGCGGCTTGATCATGTACAGCCAGGGCGATGCCGGCAAGAACGTGGCGCAAAACATCATTCACATCGAAGGCGACGCCGACCACCCGGTCAATCGCGGCACCCTGTGCCCGAAAGGCGCGGGCCTGCTCGATTTCATTCACAGCCCCGGCCGCTTGCAGTACCCGCAGGTGCGCAAGCCCGGCAGCAATGAATGGACGCGCATCGACTGGGACGAAGCCCTCGATCGCATCGCCGACCTGATGAAGGCCGACCGCGACGCCAACTTCATCGAGAAAAATGACAACGGGCAAACGGTGAATCGCTGGCTGACCACCGGGTTCCTCGCGGCGTCGGCGGCCTCCAATGAAGCGGGCTACATCACCCAGAAGGTGATTCGCAGCCTCGGCCTGCTGGGGTTCGATAACCAGGCGCGTGTCTGACACGGCCCGACGGTGGCAAGTCTTGCCCCGACGTACGGCCGTGGTGCCATGACCAACACCTGGACCGATATCGCCAACGCGAATCTGATCCTGGTGATGGGCGGCAACGCAGCAGAAGCGCATCCGTGCGGCTTCAAATGGGTGACCGAGGCCAAAGCGCATAACGCCGCGCGGTTGATCGTGGTTGATCCGCGTTTTACCCGGACCGCTTCGGTGGCCGACTATTACGCGCCGATTCGCACCGGTACCGACATCGCCTTCATGGGTGGGCTGATCAATTACCTGCTGACCGAGGACAAGATCCAGCACGAATACGTGCGCAATTACACCGACGTGTCGTTCATCGTCAAAGCCGGCTATGGCTTCGAAGACGGCCTGTTCAGCGGTTATGACGCGGAAAAACGCAGCTATACCGACAAGTCCGGCTGGGGCTACGAGTTCGCCGAGGACGGTTTCGTCCGGGTTGACCCGACCCTGCAAGACCCGCGCTGCGTCTATCAGCTGATGAAGCAGCATTACAGCCGCTACAACATCGACCTGGCCAGCCAGATCTGCGGCATGCCGGTCGACGCCATGCAGAAAATCTGGGAAGAGATCGCCACTTGCTCGACACCGGGCAAGACCATGACGATTCTCTACGCCCTCGGCTGGACCCAGCACTCGATCGGCGCGCAGATCATCCGCAGCGCGGCGATGGTGCAACTGTTGCTGGGCAACGTCGGCATGCCCGGTGGTGGGGTCAACGCCTTGCGCGGGCATTCGAACATCCAGGGTCTGACTGACCTCGGCCTGCTGTCCAACGCCTTGCCCGGCTATCTCACACTGGCCAGCGACAGCGAGCAGGACTACGGCCAGTTCATCTTCAAACGCACGCAGGTGCCGCTGAGACCGGGGCAGCTCTCGTACTGGCAGAACTACAGCAAATTCCACGTCAGCCTGATGAAATCCTGGTACGGCGCCAACGCCACCGCCGAAAACAACTGGCTGTTCGACCATTTGCCAAAGCTCGACATCCCCAATTACGACGTGCTGAAAATGTTCGACCTGATGAGCCAGGGCAAGGTCAACGGCTACTTCTGCCAGGGCTTCAATCCGATCGCTGCCTTACCGGACAAGAACCGCGTAATGGGCGCATTGGCCAAGCTCAAGTGGCTGGTGGTGATGGACCCGCTGGCCACGGAGACTTCGGAGTTCTGGCAAAACGTCGGACCGTACAACGATGTCAAAACCGAGGAAATCCAGACCGAAGTGATTCGCCTGCCAACTACCTGTTTTGCCGAAGAGGACGGCTCGCTGGTCAACAGCAGCCGCTGGCTGCAATGGCACTGGAAAGGCGCGGATGGCCCCGGCGAAGCGCAGACCGACATCCGCATCATGAGCGAACTGTTCCTGCGCCTGCGCCAGCGTTATCAGACCGAGGGCGGCAAGTTTCCCGATCCGCTGCTCAAGCTGTCGTGGCCGTACAAGATCCCCGACGAGCCTTCGCCGGAGGAACTGGCGCGGGAAATCAACGGCACCGCGGTCAGCGATTTCACCGATGCCAGCGGCGTCACTGTCAAGGCCGGGGCGCAACTGGCAGGTTTCGGTTTGCTCAAGGACGACGGCAGCACCGCGTCCGGTTGCTGGATCTTCGCCGGCAGCTGGACCGAGGCCGGTAACCAGATGGCCCGGCGCGACAACGCCGATCCGTTCGGCATGCACCAGCATCAGGGCTGGGCGTGGGCATGGCCGGCCAATCGGCGGATTCTCTACAACCGCGCCTCATCGGACCCGGCGGGCAAACCGTGGGACCCGAAAAAGCGTCTGGTGTGGTGGAACGGCAAGACCTGGACCGGCACCGACGTGCCGGACTACAAGGCCGACGTGCCGCCGGAAGCCGGGATGAATCCGTTCATCATGAACCCCGAAGGCGTGGCGCGGTTCTTCGCCGTCGACAAGATGAACGAAGGGCCATTCCCCGAGCACTACGAGCCGTTCGAAACGCCGATCGGCATCAATCCGCTGCACCCGCAGAACAAGAAGGCCACCAGCAACCCGGCGGCGCGGATCTTCGATTCGGTCTGGGAAACCCTCGGTGAGGCCAAGGACTACCCGTACGCCGGCACCAGCTACCGGCTCACCGAGCATTTCCATTTCTGGAGCAAGCACTGCAAGTTGAACGCGATTGCCCAGCCCGAGCAGTTCGTGGAAATCGGCGAAGTGCTGGCGAACGAGAAGGGCATCGCTGCCGGTGATCGCGTGCGGGTCAGCTGCAAGCGCGGCTTTATCGAAGCGGTCGCGGTGGTGACCAAACGCATCCGGCCGCTGCAGGTCAACGGCCAGGTCGTGCATCAGATCGGCATCCCGCTGCATTGGGGGTTCACCGGGCTGACGCGCCACGGTTACCTGACCAACACACTGGTGCCGTTCCTCGGCGATGGCAACACTCAGACCCCGGAATCCAAGTCATTCCTGGTCAACGTGGAGAAACTGTAA
- the fdxH gene encoding formate dehydrogenase subunit beta, which produces MASQDIIARSATTTVPPSVRTQQGVAKLIDTTKCIGCKACQVACSEWNELRDEVGHNHGTYDNPQDLTADSWTLMRFTEHETDAGNLEWLIRKDGCMHCAEPGCLAACPSPGAIIQHANGIVDFDQDHCIGCGYCITGCPFNIPRISQKDHKAYKCTLCSDRVAVGLEPACVKTCPTGAIVFGTKEDMKEHAAERIVDLKSRGFENAGLYDPAGVGGTHVMYVLHHADTPKIYAGLPDHPAISPLVDLWKGISKPLGLLAMGAAVLAGFSHYVRIGPNRVEEDELPPAPDTSVHVVDPAVHTFDPRGEERP; this is translated from the coding sequence ATGGCCAGCCAAGACATCATTGCCCGCTCGGCCACCACTACCGTGCCGCCGTCGGTGAGGACTCAGCAGGGCGTGGCCAAGCTGATCGACACCACCAAATGCATCGGCTGCAAGGCTTGCCAGGTCGCCTGCTCGGAATGGAACGAGCTGCGCGACGAGGTCGGTCACAACCACGGCACCTATGACAATCCGCAGGACCTGACGGCGGACTCATGGACGCTGATGCGCTTCACCGAGCACGAAACCGACGCCGGCAACCTCGAATGGCTGATCCGCAAGGACGGCTGCATGCACTGCGCCGAGCCCGGTTGTCTGGCCGCGTGTCCGAGCCCCGGCGCGATCATTCAGCATGCCAACGGCATCGTCGATTTCGATCAGGACCACTGCATCGGTTGCGGCTATTGCATCACCGGTTGCCCGTTCAACATCCCGCGCATTTCGCAAAAGGATCACAAGGCCTACAAATGCACGCTGTGTTCCGATCGGGTGGCGGTGGGGCTGGAGCCGGCCTGCGTGAAAACCTGCCCGACCGGCGCCATCGTTTTCGGCACCAAGGAAGACATGAAGGAGCACGCCGCCGAACGCATCGTCGACCTGAAAAGCCGTGGTTTTGAAAACGCCGGTCTGTACGACCCCGCCGGCGTCGGCGGCACCCACGTGATGTACGTGCTGCATCACGCCGACACGCCGAAAATCTACGCCGGGCTGCCGGATCACCCGGCGATCAGTCCGCTGGTGGATTTGTGGAAAGGCATCAGCAAACCCCTCGGCCTGCTGGCGATGGGTGCGGCGGTGCTGGCCGGGTTCTCCCATTACGTGCGCATCGGCCCGAATCGTGTCGAGGAGGATGAACTTCCACCAGCGCCCGACACCTCGGTGCACGTGGTCGATCCGGCGGTGCACACCTTCGATCCACGCGGGGAGGAGCGGCCATGA